In the genome of Gloeotrichia echinulata CP02, one region contains:
- the murI gene encoding glutamate racemase: MYSSSIFESNFYHFSDQEPQRAPIGIFDSGVGGLTVLRQLYRQLPNESFIYLGDTARLPYGIRSQAEILQYVREILTWMQQQRVKMVIMACNTSSALALETVREEFPEPILGVILPGAKAAVQQGKRIGVIATPATAKSNAYRHAILEIDPHVQVWQVGCPEFVPLIEQNRIHDPYTIEVARSYLYPLLEQEIDTLVYGCTHYPHLAPVLRSLLPSQVTLVDPAVYVATACSQELDLLGLKNTHPPLPTRFAVSGCSQQFAQSAVNWLGYTPMVEEVSFTDATFPHFQQDFVG; encoded by the coding sequence GTGTATTCATCTTCTATTTTTGAAAGTAATTTTTACCATTTTTCTGATCAAGAACCTCAACGAGCCCCAATAGGTATCTTTGATAGTGGTGTGGGTGGTCTGACGGTACTACGTCAACTTTATCGACAACTCCCCAACGAATCATTTATTTACCTTGGTGATACAGCTCGACTTCCTTATGGGATTCGTTCACAAGCAGAAATTTTACAGTATGTACGCGAAATCCTTACCTGGATGCAACAGCAACGGGTAAAAATGGTGATTATGGCTTGTAACACCAGTTCTGCTCTAGCACTAGAAACCGTGCGTGAGGAATTTCCAGAGCCGATTCTTGGTGTTATCCTCCCCGGAGCAAAAGCAGCTGTACAGCAAGGAAAGCGGATTGGTGTGATTGCTACCCCAGCGACTGCCAAAAGCAATGCCTATCGTCATGCTATACTCGAAATTGATCCCCATGTCCAAGTCTGGCAAGTCGGCTGTCCCGAATTTGTACCCCTGATTGAGCAGAACCGCATTCACGATCCCTACACTATTGAAGTAGCACGTTCTTATTTATATCCTTTACTAGAGCAAGAAATTGACACTTTAGTCTACGGCTGTACCCATTATCCCCACCTTGCACCAGTACTGCGATCGCTCCTTCCCTCTCAGGTAACTTTGGTTGACCCCGCTGTTTACGTGGCCACAGCTTGTTCCCAAGAATTAGACCTACTCGGCTTAAAAAATACCCACCCCCCACTACCAACTCGCTTCGCCGTCAGCGGCTGTTCACAGCAATTCGCCCAATCAGCAGTAAACTGGTTAGGCTATACCCCAATGGTTGAAGAGGTATCTTTTACTGATGCTACATTCCCTCACTTTCAACAAGACTTTGTTGGTTAA
- a CDS encoding PatU produces the protein MNSDSESLQHQLLSWFLTDDVTNYERPSVDCEEIDGVNNPLKKAAASTSGEHELGGKPQTFQLGEIPTVQERFQAVLKRRLQVQIQNHPPLFPWETQLIEYPDYVDEPSMTLVRTWGWMAQQSKLNLPITLPERIFRQLLEKCQDMITSSLPLGAKLVQVVDSCFPNETQTLNDLAGLVLRSTYRSVDGLEAMPNLQGDFSSLQQRQQMALSLLAAKQLLETLTLRLSPVNPVAERQWLTSAGDLTIKVEYQSQIQDKKLCVQAQLPTQGILKLQGNGTQATAQSFGAGSMSVELDCTAFNHTYTLSVDFPEIDQEPLLFVINLRM, from the coding sequence ATGAATAGTGACTCAGAATCCTTACAACACCAGTTACTTAGTTGGTTTTTGACAGATGATGTCACAAACTACGAGCGGCCCTCGGTAGACTGTGAGGAAATTGACGGGGTAAACAACCCTCTCAAGAAAGCAGCCGCATCAACCAGTGGCGAGCATGAGTTGGGAGGGAAACCCCAAACCTTTCAACTGGGAGAAATTCCTACTGTGCAAGAACGTTTCCAAGCCGTCCTCAAACGTCGGTTACAAGTCCAAATTCAAAACCACCCGCCTTTGTTTCCTTGGGAAACACAATTAATAGAATACCCTGACTACGTAGATGAGCCATCGATGACATTAGTTCGTACCTGGGGGTGGATGGCACAACAGTCAAAACTGAATTTGCCAATTACCCTACCGGAAAGAATTTTTCGGCAATTGCTGGAAAAATGTCAAGATATGATTACATCTTCGCTACCATTAGGGGCAAAATTAGTTCAGGTGGTGGATAGCTGTTTCCCTAACGAAACTCAAACTCTCAACGACCTAGCTGGATTGGTGCTAAGAAGTACTTATCGCTCTGTAGATGGGCTGGAAGCTATGCCTAATCTTCAGGGAGATTTTTCGTCTTTACAACAACGTCAACAAATGGCGTTGTCGCTGCTAGCTGCTAAACAACTACTAGAAACCCTGACTTTGCGACTTTCACCAGTTAATCCAGTGGCTGAAAGACAATGGCTCACGAGCGCGGGTGATTTGACGATAAAAGTAGAATACCAGTCTCAAATTCAGGACAAGAAACTCTGTGTTCAGGCTCAATTACCCACTCAAGGGATTTTGAAGCTTCAGGGCAATGGGACTCAAGCAACAGCACAGTCTTTCGGTGCAGGAAGCATGAGTGTAGAATTAGATTGCACCGCATTTAATCACACTTATACTCTGTCCGTAGATTTTCCCGAAATAGATCAGGAACCGCTGTTGTTCGTGATTAATCTCAGGATGTAG
- the sds gene encoding solanesyl diphosphate synthase, with amino-acid sequence MTPATSLFTPVEADLRILADNLKELVGNRHPILYAAAEHLFGAGGKRIRPAIVLLISRATMLEQDITHRHRRLAEITEMIHTASLVHDDVVDESELRRGVPTVHSLFGNRIAVLAGDFLFAQSSWYLANLDNLEVVKLLSEVIMDLAAGEIQQGLNRFDTTTSIETYLKKSYYKSASLIANSSKAAGVLSGVSQKTTDHLYSYGRHLGLAFQIVDDILDFTSSTDTLGKPVGSDLKSGNLTAPVLFALAEKPYLEVLIEREFAQEDDLEQALSLIEDSQGIQQARELAAHHAKLAAENLAILAPSESRQALINMADYVLSRLY; translated from the coding sequence ATGACCCCAGCCACCTCCCTGTTTACCCCTGTGGAAGCAGACCTGCGAATACTAGCAGATAATCTCAAAGAGCTAGTAGGAAATCGCCACCCCATACTTTATGCAGCTGCCGAACATTTATTTGGAGCTGGGGGAAAGCGTATCAGACCAGCAATTGTCTTGCTGATATCGCGGGCGACAATGTTAGAACAAGATATAACCCACCGTCACCGACGCTTGGCTGAGATCACGGAAATGATTCACACAGCCAGTTTGGTACATGACGATGTGGTGGACGAATCAGAACTCCGACGTGGTGTTCCCACGGTTCATAGTTTGTTTGGGAACCGGATTGCGGTACTAGCAGGAGATTTTCTCTTTGCTCAATCGTCCTGGTATTTGGCAAACTTGGACAATTTAGAAGTAGTTAAACTGCTTAGTGAAGTGATTATGGATTTGGCGGCTGGAGAAATTCAGCAGGGACTAAATCGCTTTGATACCACCACATCAATTGAAACTTACCTCAAAAAAAGCTATTACAAAAGTGCCTCATTAATTGCCAACAGTTCTAAAGCTGCTGGCGTGTTGAGCGGTGTATCACAAAAGACTACTGACCATCTGTATAGCTACGGGCGTCATCTTGGTCTAGCCTTCCAGATTGTAGATGATATTTTAGATTTCACCAGTTCTACAGATACCTTAGGCAAACCAGTTGGATCAGATCTCAAAAGTGGTAATCTGACTGCACCAGTTTTATTTGCTTTAGCAGAAAAACCATACTTGGAAGTGCTGATTGAACGAGAGTTTGCCCAAGAAGATGACTTAGAGCAAGCACTGTCTTTAATTGAAGATAGTCAAGGAATACAGCAGGCGAGGGAATTAGCTGCTCACCATGCTAAGTTAGCAGCGGAAAACCTGGCAATTCTGGCACCCTCAGAATCTCGTCAAGCATTGATTAATATGGCGGACTATGTATTGAGTCGGCTTTATTAG
- a CDS encoding N-acetylmuramoyl-L-alanine amidase — protein MKLRWLIPGTFGTIFLLSSPAIAARLESWRFDTNQNRLEINTVGAVQPKAQLIFNPTRLVIDLPETTFGRPQLTQAVGGGIRSLRIGQFDQQTTRIVVELTPGYTLDPNQVKFVGASANRWTVQLPTPEVEKVQSSSNNPLRILPINSDSKPELAQIVNPSEGGTQIDNWQVTGDGLFIRTSGGNPKLQLVRSRDRSTIFLDISGATLSPTLPQQNNQPINQHGLSSIQFTQLQTRPPAVRVSLRVDANSPDWRASLGTGGVVVLPSRLVKFPQNQNDGSSPTPPTNSPATIQSVELAENGTQLLITADQTLSATGGWDRTTGLYRVTIANAKLAPNVTGPRFDANSPLLRIRLQSQEPNTVVVFVQPAAGVQIGQLNQGQNQVVALQLQRSSRVTPPIALPPLPIPKGDQLPNPINPNPNPISQPRPPIPNGRRVVIIDPGHGGKDPGAIGIGGLREKDVILPISAKVAEVLQQNGVQVIMTRDADYFVTLQGRVDIADRANAAVFVSIHANSAGASRPEVSGLETYYYDSGLSLAQIVHNSILQTVNVRDRRVRRARFYVLRKSSMPSILVETGYVTGQEDAAKLQIAAYQNQMAEAIARGILQYLRQR, from the coding sequence TTGAAACTACGCTGGTTAATACCTGGTACTTTTGGAACTATCTTCTTGCTATCGTCCCCAGCAATAGCTGCGAGACTAGAATCTTGGCGTTTTGATACCAATCAAAACCGCTTAGAAATTAACACTGTGGGCGCTGTTCAACCCAAGGCACAACTCATTTTTAACCCGACTCGTCTGGTCATTGATTTACCAGAAACCACATTTGGGCGTCCACAGTTAACTCAAGCAGTAGGTGGTGGAATTCGTTCGCTCCGTATTGGGCAGTTTGACCAACAAACAACGCGCATTGTTGTTGAACTCACTCCTGGCTATACCCTAGACCCTAACCAAGTTAAATTTGTCGGGGCATCTGCCAATCGTTGGACGGTACAATTACCCACCCCAGAAGTCGAGAAAGTCCAGTCTTCTAGCAACAATCCTTTGAGGATACTTCCCATCAACTCTGACAGTAAACCTGAGTTAGCTCAAATTGTCAATCCCTCTGAAGGGGGAACTCAAATTGATAACTGGCAAGTCACAGGCGATGGTTTGTTCATTCGCACCAGTGGTGGTAATCCTAAATTGCAGCTAGTTAGGAGCCGCGATCGCTCTACCATTTTTCTAGACATCTCAGGCGCGACTTTATCACCCACTCTCCCACAGCAGAATAATCAACCCATCAACCAACATGGTCTTAGTAGCATCCAATTCACCCAACTACAAACACGACCACCCGCAGTCCGTGTAAGTTTGCGCGTAGATGCAAATAGTCCTGACTGGCGGGCTAGTCTGGGTACTGGTGGTGTGGTAGTTCTGCCTAGTCGTCTAGTCAAATTCCCCCAAAATCAAAATGATGGTTCCAGCCCCACACCACCTACCAACTCACCTGCAACAATTCAGTCTGTGGAATTGGCAGAAAATGGCACCCAACTGCTGATTACAGCCGATCAAACTTTATCAGCTACGGGTGGCTGGGATAGAACCACTGGTCTGTACCGCGTCACTATAGCCAATGCTAAGTTAGCACCCAACGTCACAGGTCCTAGGTTTGATGCGAATAGCCCCCTCCTGCGGATACGCCTACAATCACAAGAACCGAATACGGTTGTCGTCTTTGTCCAACCAGCCGCAGGTGTGCAAATTGGTCAACTCAACCAGGGACAGAACCAGGTTGTAGCTTTACAATTGCAGCGTTCTTCTCGCGTCACACCTCCCATTGCTTTACCGCCTCTACCAATCCCAAAGGGAGATCAATTACCCAATCCCATTAATCCCAATCCCAATCCTATATCACAGCCACGTCCCCCAATCCCCAATGGGCGACGAGTAGTGATTATAGACCCCGGTCACGGCGGTAAAGACCCAGGCGCGATTGGGATTGGCGGATTGCGCGAAAAGGATGTCATCCTGCCAATTAGTGCAAAGGTGGCAGAAGTTTTGCAGCAAAATGGCGTACAAGTAATTATGACACGAGATGCTGACTATTTCGTTACGCTCCAAGGGCGAGTAGACATAGCCGACCGAGCAAATGCTGCTGTATTTGTCAGCATTCACGCAAATTCAGCCGGTGCTAGTCGTCCGGAAGTGAGTGGCTTGGAAACGTATTATTACGACAGTGGTCTGAGTCTAGCTCAAATTGTCCATAACAGCATTCTTCAAACTGTGAATGTCAGAGACAGGAGAGTGCGACGAGCCAGATTTTATGTCCTCAGAAAAAGTTCTATGCCCTCCATTCTCGTAGAAACAGGTTATGTAACTGGTCAAGAAGATGCAGCCAAACTGCAAATCGCCGCTTACCAAAATCAAATGGCCGAGGCGATCGCTCGCGGTATCCTCCAGTACCTCAGACAAAGATAA
- a CDS encoding response regulator translates to MSLTLLGTILIVEDSPSELKLMSHYLQESGYNVIAATTAKEAIEQVRSQQLDVIVTDVVMPGMSGFELCRSLKKDAATAKVPIVICSSKNQEIDRLWATRQGADAYITKPYTRDQLLRVIKSVTI, encoded by the coding sequence ATGAGTCTTACTTTACTTGGCACAATTCTAATTGTCGAAGATTCCCCCAGCGAATTGAAATTAATGAGTCATTACCTGCAGGAGAGTGGCTACAACGTCATCGCAGCTACTACTGCAAAAGAAGCAATAGAACAAGTTCGGTCACAACAACTAGATGTGATTGTAACTGATGTAGTCATGCCTGGGATGAGTGGATTTGAGTTATGTCGTTCTTTGAAAAAAGATGCGGCGACAGCAAAAGTACCGATTGTGATTTGCAGTTCCAAAAATCAGGAAATTGACCGTTTGTGGGCGACAAGACAAGGTGCTGATGCCTATATAACTAAACCTTACACCCGTGACCAGCTGCTGCGCGTAATTAAATCAGTGACGATTTGA
- a CDS encoding N-acetylmuramoyl-L-alanine amidase: MKLHWLLPGTFGTIFLLSSPAMAARLESWRFDVNQNRLEINTAGAVQPTAQLIFNPTRLVIDLPETTFGRSQVTQPVGGRIRSIRVGQFDEKTTRIVVELTPGYTLDPNQVKFVGTSASRWTVQLPQPQTEAAAPTTELAQGEPSVRTPVIEPPPRNIYNVVRPGSVPPVNNRTSVNTTEAATQIENLRVTGDGFFLRTSGSTRPQVQINRTEDKTAINIDISGASLSPSLQREMLVNRFGVSRIQFTQQQTQPSVVRLTLQVDKNSPDWRAITSPIGGGVVILRNLSAVKSPDGSSPPIPATSNSPATIQSVELAENGTQLLIRADQALSASGGWDRTSGLFRITITNAKLAPKVTGPAFDANSPVLRIRLQPQEPNTVVVFVQPAAGVQIGELNQIGNQLLALQLQRSSRITRPGIPPVVLPPLPGPDRGQLPDTTTDNPPIVPQPNTRPSVPRGKLIVVIDPGHGGKDSGAPGIGGLLEKDVILPIGKRIASILEQNGVQAVLTRDADFFVELQGRVDIAQRVNATLFVSIHANAVDNRPDVNGLEVYYYGSGYALAEVVRKTILQDISTIKDRGTRKARFYVLRKNSMPAILVETGYMTGREDNPRLGSPEYQNRMAESIARGILRYLQQR, encoded by the coding sequence GTGAAACTACACTGGTTACTACCCGGTACTTTTGGAACTATCTTCTTGCTATCGTCCCCAGCAATGGCTGCGAGACTGGAATCTTGGCGTTTTGATGTCAATCAAAACCGCTTGGAAATCAATACAGCAGGCGCTGTTCAACCTACGGCACAACTGATATTTAACCCCACTCGTCTGGTAATAGATTTGCCAGAAACCACCTTTGGGCGATCGCAAGTCACGCAACCAGTAGGTGGTAGAATTCGCTCGATCCGTGTTGGGCAGTTTGATGAAAAAACAACGCGCATCGTCGTTGAACTTACTCCTGGTTATACCCTAGACCCCAATCAGGTGAAATTTGTCGGCACAAGTGCTAGTCGTTGGACTGTACAATTACCCCAGCCACAAACGGAAGCCGCAGCTCCAACAACAGAACTCGCTCAGGGGGAACCCTCTGTGCGGACACCTGTTATTGAACCACCCCCCAGGAATATTTACAATGTGGTCAGACCAGGCTCTGTCCCCCCAGTTAACAATAGAACATCTGTCAACACCACAGAAGCAGCGACTCAAATTGAGAACTTACGAGTCACAGGCGATGGGTTTTTCCTCCGTACCAGTGGTAGTACTCGTCCGCAAGTTCAGATAAATCGCACAGAAGACAAAACTGCAATTAACATCGACATTTCCGGCGCATCTTTATCGCCCAGTTTGCAACGGGAGATGTTGGTTAATCGCTTTGGTGTCAGTCGTATCCAATTCACCCAACAGCAAACTCAACCATCTGTTGTTCGCCTGACTTTACAGGTAGACAAAAATAGCCCCGATTGGCGAGCAATCACCAGCCCTATTGGTGGTGGTGTGGTGATTCTACGTAATCTAAGTGCGGTAAAATCGCCAGATGGGAGTTCTCCCCCCATACCAGCTACTAGCAATTCACCAGCAACCATTCAGTCTGTGGAACTAGCAGAAAATGGCACCCAACTCCTGATTAGAGCCGACCAAGCTTTATCTGCTAGCGGTGGCTGGGATAGAACTTCTGGTCTGTTCCGCATTACTATCACTAATGCTAAATTAGCACCCAAAGTCACAGGACCGGCTTTTGATGCTAATAGTCCCGTCCTGCGGATACGTCTGCAGCCACAAGAACCAAATACAGTAGTCGTTTTTGTCCAACCAGCCGCAGGTGTGCAAATTGGTGAACTCAACCAGATCGGCAATCAGCTGTTGGCTTTACAATTACAACGCTCTTCTCGAATCACACGCCCTGGAATACCTCCCGTTGTCTTACCTCCCTTACCAGGACCAGACCGGGGACAATTGCCCGACACCACCACAGACAATCCCCCCATTGTACCACAGCCAAACACCCGCCCATCTGTGCCTCGCGGTAAATTGATCGTAGTGATTGACCCCGGACACGGCGGTAAAGACTCTGGCGCACCAGGTATAGGCGGACTGCTAGAAAAGGATGTCATCTTACCTATAGGTAAAAGGATAGCCTCTATCTTGGAGCAAAATGGCGTCCAAGCAGTGCTAACGCGGGATGCTGACTTTTTCGTGGAACTTCAGGGACGGGTAGACATCGCACAACGAGTGAATGCGACTTTGTTTGTCAGCATCCACGCTAATGCCGTTGATAATCGCCCAGATGTTAATGGCTTAGAAGTATATTATTACGGTAGTGGTTACGCCCTAGCAGAAGTAGTTCGCAAAACTATTCTCCAAGATATCAGCACCATTAAAGACCGAGGCACACGCAAAGCCCGATTCTATGTCCTCAGAAAAAATTCTATGCCTGCTATTCTCGTAGAAACAGGCTACATGACTGGACGAGAGGACAATCCCCGATTGGGAAGCCCAGAATATCAAAATCGCATGGCAGAATCAATTGCCCGTGGTATCCTCAGGTACTTACAACAAAGGTAA
- a CDS encoding cation:proton antiporter: protein MQFLDAIDFSFPLLASATEAADSSMVIAAVLLSLVVIYLASKVGGELSNRVGLPPVLGELVGGVLVGVSVLHLLVFPEGGTDSSSSLIISFLQITAGLTPQAADGVFAAQSEVVSVLAELGVIILLFEIGLESNLKDLMAVGIQATVVAVVGVVAPFTAGTVGLMTLFGIDTVPAIFAGAALTATSIGITSKVLSELGRLNSKEGQIIIGAAVIDDILGIIVLAVVASLAKDGAVDVTKVIYLIISATGFLLGAILLGNIFNKSFVAIVDTLKTRGSLVIPAFIFAFVMAYLAAAIQLEAILGAFAAGLVLEETDKRKELQKQVIPIADLLVPIFFVTVGAKTDLGVLNPAIPSNREGLIMATFLIGVAILGKVITGLSVFGQPEINRLAIGVGMIPRGEVGLVFAGVGAASGVLSKPLGAAIIIMVILTTFLAPPLLRLVFPDPKTGATDSDPLILDPSTTTALVTEPPSIVSLSNDGASLEPAADSQET, encoded by the coding sequence ATGCAGTTTTTAGATGCAATCGACTTCTCTTTTCCCCTGCTGGCCAGCGCCACAGAAGCCGCAGACAGTTCAATGGTCATAGCAGCAGTGCTGCTAAGTTTAGTGGTAATTTACCTCGCTAGCAAAGTCGGTGGAGAGTTATCCAATCGAGTGGGTTTACCGCCCGTCCTGGGTGAACTCGTAGGAGGTGTCTTAGTAGGCGTCTCGGTTTTGCATCTGCTGGTGTTTCCAGAAGGTGGTACAGACAGTTCTAGTTCTTTGATTATTTCCTTTCTCCAAATCACTGCTGGGTTAACTCCACAAGCCGCTGATGGCGTCTTTGCAGCCCAGTCAGAGGTGGTTTCGGTTTTGGCAGAATTGGGTGTGATCATCCTGCTATTTGAAATTGGTTTGGAATCCAACTTAAAAGACCTCATGGCTGTTGGTATCCAAGCCACCGTCGTCGCCGTGGTGGGGGTAGTAGCACCTTTTACCGCCGGTACGGTGGGATTAATGACTTTGTTTGGTATCGATACTGTACCAGCGATTTTTGCTGGGGCAGCTTTAACTGCCACTAGTATTGGGATCACTTCTAAGGTATTGTCAGAATTGGGGCGACTCAATTCTAAAGAAGGACAGATAATTATTGGTGCTGCCGTAATTGACGACATACTGGGAATCATCGTCCTAGCAGTAGTCGCTAGTCTGGCTAAAGATGGCGCGGTGGATGTGACCAAAGTCATTTATCTGATTATCAGCGCCACTGGATTCCTACTAGGTGCAATCCTACTGGGCAATATTTTCAATAAATCCTTTGTGGCAATTGTCGATACACTCAAAACACGCGGCTCATTGGTAATACCAGCATTCATCTTCGCCTTTGTGATGGCATACCTAGCCGCCGCTATCCAGTTAGAAGCGATTCTCGGTGCTTTTGCCGCTGGTTTAGTCTTAGAAGAGACAGATAAACGCAAGGAACTGCAAAAGCAAGTGATACCCATTGCGGATTTGTTGGTCCCAATTTTCTTTGTCACTGTCGGAGCAAAAACTGATTTGGGAGTCTTAAACCCAGCCATTCCCAGCAATCGCGAAGGTCTAATTATGGCTACTTTTCTCATTGGAGTAGCCATCCTCGGTAAAGTCATCACAGGTCTATCGGTATTTGGTCAACCCGAAATCAACCGTTTAGCAATTGGTGTAGGGATGATTCCCCGGGGTGAAGTTGGCTTGGTATTTGCTGGTGTGGGCGCCGCCAGTGGCGTGCTTTCTAAACCACTAGGAGCAGCAATTATTATCATGGTAATTCTCACTACCTTTTTAGCCCCGCCCTTATTACGGTTGGTATTTCCCGACCCAAAAACCGGGGCGACAGATTCAGACCCACTAATTTTAGACCCTTCTACAACTACAGCCCTGGTAACAGAACCACCATCAATTGTTTCACTATCAAATGATGGTGCGAGTCTAGAACCGGCTGCAGATTCTCAAGAAACTTAA
- the hetZ gene encoding heterocyst differentiation protein HetZ, with the protein MNSAVTANLQGENSIGVEVIFQLLFKELKQSTKASEQNCHDVATRIAAEVNRICSESKRIQASGAVESSAMSLARHRLQQCLRYYELGSNRGRIELHSTLSAIIYRYINPPQRQLSYQGRLTIIEDFLQSFYLEALNAFRRENELVPTYCPQSLLELAEYMAFTERYGKRRIPLPGRQQQLIILRAQTFSQHQPPETSVDIEQAAEGSGNEADGSWEEPAVHQLRSAMATQPEPELEEDTLRSVVIAELLDYLEKREQTDCADYFSLRLQDMSAQEIESVLGLTPRQRDYLQQRFKYHLIRFALLHRWELVHEWLEASLHSNLGLTPQQWQTYTAQLDDKQRSLLELKQQGLADEKIAKTLGLSIAQLQKRWFKILEQAWEIRNSLVSGSGASTHE; encoded by the coding sequence ATGAATTCAGCCGTAACCGCAAATCTTCAGGGAGAAAATTCTATCGGCGTGGAGGTGATATTTCAACTCCTATTCAAGGAGCTTAAACAGTCAACCAAAGCTTCGGAACAAAATTGCCACGATGTGGCAACACGTATTGCTGCCGAAGTCAACCGGATTTGCAGTGAGAGTAAACGTATCCAAGCTTCCGGTGCTGTGGAAAGTTCGGCTATGAGTTTAGCCCGACATCGGCTGCAACAATGTCTCAGGTACTATGAGTTGGGTTCAAATCGCGGCCGGATAGAATTACACAGTACTCTAAGCGCTATAATCTATCGTTATATTAATCCTCCTCAGCGGCAGTTGAGCTATCAAGGAAGGTTGACCATAATCGAGGATTTCCTCCAGAGTTTTTATCTGGAAGCCTTAAACGCTTTCCGACGAGAAAACGAACTAGTCCCAACCTATTGTCCCCAGAGTCTGCTGGAACTGGCAGAGTACATGGCCTTTACTGAACGCTATGGTAAACGCCGGATTCCCTTACCAGGTCGTCAGCAGCAGCTGATTATTCTCCGGGCACAAACTTTCTCGCAACACCAACCTCCAGAAACTAGCGTAGACATTGAACAAGCTGCAGAAGGTAGTGGTAACGAAGCCGACGGTTCCTGGGAAGAACCAGCAGTTCACCAATTGCGTTCAGCGATGGCGACACAACCAGAACCTGAACTCGAAGAGGACACATTGCGTTCGGTGGTGATTGCGGAATTATTGGATTATCTTGAAAAACGCGAACAAACCGACTGCGCTGATTACTTCTCTCTCCGTCTTCAGGATATGTCGGCGCAGGAAATTGAGTCAGTTTTGGGTTTAACCCCCCGCCAAAGGGATTATTTACAGCAGCGCTTTAAATATCATTTGATTCGCTTTGCCTTATTACATCGCTGGGAATTGGTTCACGAGTGGCTGGAAGCCTCTCTGCACAGTAATTTGGGCTTGACTCCCCAGCAATGGCAAACATACACAGCGCAGCTAGATGATAAACAGCGGTCTTTACTAGAGTTGAAGCAACAAGGACTAGCTGACGAAAAAATAGCGAAAACTTTAGGATTATCCATAGCACAACTTCAAAAAAGGTGGTTTAAGATTCTTGAACAGGCTTGGGAAATTCGTAACTCTTTAGTGTCCGGATCAGGTGCATCTACTCATGAATAG
- a CDS encoding response regulator encodes MSTTPIGSYRLFQKLHPLSLLAQLTSRHATGRITVYTDTVSWSIYLEDGKLTYASYSDKLFERLDGHLRRLSQQIPALNSATRVQMRLMFETKNENPSIPNADYQAICWLVDQEHLSALQAATLIEELAKEVLESFLAVKEGSYEFNPETSLDELPKFCRLDLRLLVEHCQRLLRNRHNIPSPVATGGGSQVLPTTNREKSQSAPTIKVSHPLARSTNFENSDDRDNIIPLKSPRKSLYTIACIDDSQTVLNSIKNFLDESTFSVVTINDPLKALMQILRSKPDLILLDVEMPNLDGYELCSLLRRHSNFKDTPIIMVTGRTGFIDRAKAKMVRSSGYLTKPFTQSDLLKMVFKHIG; translated from the coding sequence ATGAGCACAACTCCTATAGGTAGCTACAGGTTGTTCCAGAAATTACATCCGCTATCTCTATTGGCACAATTAACCAGTCGCCATGCTACAGGTCGTATAACTGTATACACGGATACAGTATCTTGGTCAATATATCTGGAGGACGGTAAACTTACTTATGCGTCCTATTCAGATAAGCTGTTTGAGAGGCTTGACGGTCACTTGCGGCGCTTAAGTCAGCAAATTCCGGCTCTCAACAGCGCCACTCGTGTGCAAATGCGGTTGATGTTTGAAACTAAGAATGAAAATCCGTCAATCCCAAATGCTGATTATCAGGCTATTTGCTGGTTGGTCGATCAGGAACATCTCTCAGCTTTACAGGCCGCAACCCTCATAGAAGAATTAGCCAAAGAAGTGCTGGAGTCATTTCTGGCTGTAAAAGAAGGAAGCTATGAATTTAATCCTGAAACTTCTTTGGATGAATTACCAAAGTTTTGTCGTTTGGATTTACGCTTACTAGTCGAACACTGTCAAAGACTGCTCCGAAATCGGCACAATATCCCGTCACCAGTTGCGACTGGTGGGGGTTCTCAAGTGCTACCAACCACGAATCGGGAGAAAAGTCAGTCAGCGCCCACCATCAAGGTTAGCCACCCGTTAGCAAGGTCAACTAATTTTGAGAATTCTGATGATAGGGATAACATAATTCCGCTCAAATCTCCGAGGAAAAGCCTATATACAATCGCATGTATTGATGATAGTCAAACTGTGTTGAATTCCATCAAAAACTTTTTGGATGAAAGCACATTTTCTGTTGTAACAATCAACGATCCACTAAAAGCTTTGATGCAAATACTGCGGAGTAAGCCAGACCTAATTTTACTAGATGTTGAAATGCCAAATTTAGATGGGTACGAGCTATGTTCTTTACTACGAAGGCATTCAAATTTTAAAGATACACCCATCATTATGGTGACAGGTAGAACAGGCTTTATTGACAGAGCTAAAGCGAAGATGGTCAGGTCATCTGGGTATTTAACCAAGCCTTTTACGCAATCAGATTTACTGAAAATGGTGTTTAAGCACATTGGTTAA